A region of Massilia sp. KIM DNA encodes the following proteins:
- a CDS encoding AAA family ATPase — translation MARMIPSTGPQDTDSYGEKRIYDLLRQGLSDDFTVIHSLPWLAQGIKEIDPGYPPTGEIDFLIIHRSLGVLALEVKSGKQRVKDGLFIYVKTGGIGNHVAQTRKNAHGLARWLGIDPSLRWRMGYGLIFPDSVFGDSVISPGLVDTTVSPAQALFIDRMHLEESVLADRVCGLMTYWKQTLGNLELGRQRMNRLVEVLCPTFDGTPSWGKRVEYDNRIWLRLTHEQASVVQTAMVQARMVITGWPGTGKTLIAVEIARRMIRQGKRVLMLTFNALLVEHLRKEIDSATMAKVATWHGFCSDYARKGPGQIDGSSDWLERGCFEDLQKAQENGQVPDFDVLVLDEAQALRHEWCTWLAEHFINQPIVVFCDETQRFSFEKDRISTQALCEVFRIECPYVLTIPLRSPRSVFERLQKVRLPSHQMVCPRDLETDTLQELVVGKVSSSVDDVIEDLMSRGINQTDIVVLSRFGWIRNRLSVGRYETVARFRGMEAPVIIIAGADDMDDVELFCAYSRATTVCIALYEAESLGCKLAYGKFQSLVLDDAGNADIVATAKEEGFTGSILDRYVESSAVGLTSVALAWCEDWKCWFVNRYDDAEAADLWIDYLLAYHSWPVYSWTSTSRRKIKREDPMEQAALESPRTETYELAWCNVCKTVTPQLDRIGKALVCQCCESVPKATTALPEDIFTTLRGFDFIITSSDPGSIPRKIREQLPLPLAALGARLYASAKLDYIPPRMRQLPGSSVLHRLASAFIYSRIGLRPVGAEILRDTLARDTGRYVFPIGLSQDEWRQAIARCLGQSAKAGLLKKQRDGVFYVTESEKEAAS, via the coding sequence ATGGCACGCATGATCCCCTCCACGGGGCCGCAAGACACCGATAGCTATGGTGAGAAAAGGATCTATGACTTGCTAAGGCAAGGCCTGTCCGATGATTTTACGGTGATCCACAGCCTTCCATGGCTCGCACAAGGCATCAAAGAAATCGACCCCGGCTATCCGCCGACCGGAGAGATTGATTTTCTAATCATACATCGCAGCTTGGGTGTCTTAGCACTGGAGGTAAAAAGCGGCAAACAGCGTGTCAAGGATGGCCTCTTCATCTACGTAAAGACAGGAGGCATCGGAAATCACGTCGCACAGACTCGCAAGAATGCTCATGGCCTAGCTCGGTGGCTTGGAATCGATCCAAGTTTACGCTGGCGCATGGGCTATGGCCTGATATTTCCGGACAGCGTATTTGGCGACAGCGTGATTAGTCCGGGACTTGTCGATACGACTGTAAGTCCAGCACAAGCATTGTTCATCGATCGAATGCACTTGGAGGAGTCGGTGCTGGCGGACCGCGTCTGCGGACTCATGACGTACTGGAAACAAACTCTTGGTAATCTGGAGCTAGGTCGTCAGCGAATGAACCGTTTAGTCGAAGTCCTCTGCCCGACTTTCGACGGCACTCCCTCCTGGGGTAAGCGTGTAGAGTATGACAACCGCATTTGGCTGCGCCTCACTCACGAACAAGCTTCTGTCGTACAGACGGCCATGGTCCAAGCCCGCATGGTCATTACCGGGTGGCCCGGAACAGGCAAAACGCTGATCGCGGTTGAGATTGCACGACGCATGATTCGACAGGGCAAGCGAGTATTAATGCTGACATTCAATGCCCTATTGGTTGAGCATCTTCGCAAGGAGATCGACTCTGCAACGATGGCGAAGGTGGCAACTTGGCATGGGTTTTGTTCTGATTATGCAAGGAAAGGTCCGGGCCAAATCGACGGCAGCTCGGACTGGCTTGAGCGGGGGTGCTTCGAGGATCTACAAAAAGCTCAGGAGAATGGACAGGTCCCAGATTTTGACGTGTTAGTTCTTGATGAGGCCCAGGCTCTCCGTCATGAGTGGTGCACATGGCTCGCGGAACATTTCATTAATCAGCCCATCGTTGTCTTTTGCGATGAAACACAACGATTCTCTTTTGAGAAGGACCGTATTTCCACTCAAGCTCTCTGCGAGGTATTCAGGATTGAGTGCCCATACGTTCTTACGATCCCATTACGATCGCCTCGTAGTGTATTCGAGCGTCTGCAGAAAGTGCGGTTGCCTTCTCATCAGATGGTTTGTCCTCGGGATTTAGAGACCGATACGCTACAGGAGCTTGTTGTCGGTAAAGTCAGTTCCTCAGTTGATGACGTTATCGAAGACTTAATGTCGCGTGGGATCAACCAAACAGACATCGTGGTGTTATCTCGCTTTGGATGGATACGTAATCGGCTAAGCGTTGGGCGGTATGAAACAGTAGCCCGGTTTCGCGGCATGGAAGCTCCCGTCATTATTATCGCTGGAGCGGACGATATGGATGATGTTGAACTGTTCTGTGCTTACTCTCGCGCCACGACTGTCTGTATTGCCTTGTATGAGGCGGAATCGTTGGGTTGCAAATTAGCATATGGGAAATTCCAAAGTCTCGTCCTTGATGATGCAGGGAATGCAGACATCGTCGCTACCGCAAAAGAGGAGGGCTTTACCGGGTCAATATTAGACCGCTACGTCGAGTCTTCTGCCGTTGGACTAACCTCGGTAGCGTTAGCTTGGTGCGAAGATTGGAAGTGTTGGTTTGTAAATAGATATGATGATGCGGAAGCTGCAGACCTTTGGATCGACTATCTGCTGGCGTATCATTCCTGGCCTGTTTATTCATGGACATCAACAAGCCGACGTAAAATCAAGCGTGAAGATCCGATGGAACAGGCGGCGCTGGAAAGTCCTCGAACAGAAACATATGAGCTTGCTTGGTGCAATGTGTGTAAGACTGTTACTCCGCAGTTGGACCGAATCGGTAAAGCACTGGTCTGCCAATGCTGTGAAAGCGTACCCAAAGCCACAACCGCGCTCCCGGAAGATATCTTCACGACCTTGCGCGGATTTGATTTTATCATTACCTCGTCTGACCCAGGGTCCATACCTCGTAAGATCCGAGAGCAGCTTCCTTTACCCTTAGCTGCGTTAGGGGCGCGACTTTACGCAAGTGCCAAGCTGGACTATATACCGCCAAGGATGCGCCAACTTCCAGGTTCGAGTGTGCTCCACCGACTTGCGAGCGCATTTATTTATTCTAGGATCGGTCTCAGACCAGTCGGTGCAGAAATCTTGCGTGATACTCTAGCCAGAGACACGGGCCGTTATGTATTCCCGATAGGTCTTTCGCAAGATGAGTGGCGCCAAGCGATTGCACGCTGTCTCGGACAGAGCGCCAAGGCGGGTCTTCTTAAAAAGCAGAGAGATGGAGTTTTTTATGTAACCGAGTCGGAAAAGGAGGCGGCCAGCTAG
- a CDS encoding ATP-binding protein, whose amino-acid sequence MALKDILLSGALHTPFPLLVSGFKWRGSRFDFSPVCTEACFKGAGKYYCRHGLAYKWVKLGDEHALICGYVDSGSKISKDDRAKLVNRASSDAKVESWASNLAKLTNVLKKSKTAVAELGSLHEINRWASQVHSIAQRMLVKDKNADFAANFQAASRDMRSLFKASEMLVDAFDHLGIFFNPSSAGYGRKRSVDLYKLVDKIRIILMEAEGAALNKKIVINGELRKNIDIFESFKIIPFCFVQNAIKYSFDSEITISFTNNFRDVEMSVESSGPPITDEEKSRIFENGYRGAWSKKMHHEGLGVGLYIAKIVADAHDVEIKVLSVARHYSREGIPVFSNTFSIKIPISDPSERRAVPR is encoded by the coding sequence ATGGCCCTTAAAGACATTCTTTTGAGTGGTGCGCTCCACACGCCCTTTCCCTTGCTCGTGAGTGGTTTCAAGTGGCGAGGCTCGAGATTTGATTTTTCTCCGGTTTGCACGGAAGCGTGCTTTAAGGGAGCCGGGAAATATTACTGCCGACATGGACTAGCATACAAATGGGTAAAGCTGGGCGACGAGCACGCCCTTATATGTGGATACGTCGATTCTGGCTCGAAAATTAGCAAGGATGACAGGGCGAAGCTTGTAAATCGCGCATCCTCTGATGCCAAAGTCGAGTCATGGGCATCGAACTTGGCAAAGCTAACGAACGTGTTGAAAAAATCTAAAACCGCTGTTGCTGAATTGGGTTCGCTACATGAAATCAACCGCTGGGCTAGCCAGGTGCATTCGATTGCGCAAAGAATGTTGGTTAAGGATAAAAACGCGGACTTTGCTGCCAACTTCCAGGCAGCTAGCCGAGATATGCGCTCGCTCTTCAAAGCAAGCGAGATGTTAGTAGATGCATTCGATCACCTTGGGATCTTCTTCAATCCATCTTCCGCTGGGTATGGTCGAAAACGTTCTGTCGATTTATATAAATTGGTTGACAAAATACGTATCATTTTGATGGAGGCGGAAGGCGCAGCTTTGAATAAGAAAATCGTCATCAACGGAGAATTGCGGAAAAATATTGACATTTTCGAATCATTCAAAATAATTCCTTTCTGCTTCGTCCAGAATGCAATAAAATATTCGTTTGATAGCGAAATAACGATTTCATTTACAAACAATTTTCGAGACGTAGAGATGTCGGTCGAGTCCTCAGGCCCACCAATCACCGATGAGGAGAAGTCGAGGATTTTTGAGAATGGATATCGTGGTGCATGGTCTAAAAAAATGCATCATGAAGGGTTAGGAGTAGGCTTATATATTGCGAAAATTGTTGCGGATGCTCATGATGTAGAAATTAAAGTTCTAAGTGTCGCCCGACACTACTCCCGCGAAGGCATTCCAGTATTTTCCAACACTTTTAGCATCAAAATTCCAATTAGTGACCCGTCGGAACGCAGAGCGGTACCCCGATGA
- a CDS encoding response regulator, with protein sequence MQTFQDIKTYFESLSWAANIMAFMPLFGAGFWIYKKQEKIVAWFGRRKPVGVKDYMAINSPNYIFENKSVKIVVIDDNPDDFPLDYLRNTFGQVTVFDKISLSEASRLIGYDLIFLDMMGVVKEDPKYGGLQLIKKIKGLPDAPIVVAVSGARFDPTASNYFEIADDVLKKPLTEMKCEEVVLELVKEKMSPFRAADTIDSEILGKSKNDREKNKINALVFSYLDGKITLDALRADLLNSHRHIDTSLVISKVQRVKGAYGP encoded by the coding sequence ATGCAAACTTTTCAAGACATTAAGACCTATTTTGAGAGCTTAAGTTGGGCTGCAAATATTATGGCTTTTATGCCTCTATTTGGGGCTGGTTTTTGGATATATAAGAAACAGGAGAAAATTGTGGCGTGGTTTGGCCGTCGGAAGCCTGTAGGGGTTAAAGACTATATGGCGATAAACTCGCCAAATTACATTTTCGAAAATAAAAGTGTGAAGATCGTAGTCATCGACGACAACCCCGACGACTTCCCCTTGGACTATCTGCGTAACACTTTTGGGCAAGTTACCGTCTTTGACAAAATTTCACTGTCTGAAGCGTCCAGGCTAATCGGCTACGACCTAATCTTCCTCGACATGATGGGTGTAGTTAAAGAAGATCCAAAGTATGGAGGCCTACAACTCATCAAAAAGATTAAAGGATTGCCTGACGCACCGATTGTGGTGGCAGTATCAGGCGCGCGCTTCGATCCGACGGCTTCGAATTATTTTGAGATCGCGGATGACGTCCTGAAAAAACCTCTGACGGAAATGAAGTGCGAAGAAGTAGTGTTGGAATTGGTTAAGGAAAAGATGTCGCCGTTCCGGGCGGCCGATACCATCGATAGCGAAATTCTTGGAAAAAGTAAGAATGACCGAGAAAAAAATAAGATCAATGCGCTAGTGTTTTCGTATCTTGATGGAAAGATTACTTTGGACGCGCTGCGGGCCGATCTCTTAAATAGCCATCGGCACATTGACACGTCCTTGGTAATTTCTAAGGTGCAACGGGTAAAAGGTGCATATGGCCCTTAA
- a CDS encoding dipeptidase — protein sequence MKALRYVSCAILTSSLMITGCASSTNSGDEDLALHRRLFTLDAHLDTPIHFGRPGWDFGARHNPTHELAQLDLGRMAEGSLDGGFFVIFTEQGPLTQEGYASARAHALSRSSSIDRTLARYQNRIGIATNIQEARQLNAAGKLVAFKSIENSYPLGDDLNGLTDFHRHGVRLAGIVHSKNNQLADSSTDAPVWNGLSPLGQRWVAEMNRLGMVIDASHASDAAVDQMLALSSAPLLLSHSNARSSYDHPRNLDDERIRRVADAGGAICASTIYLSKLRLGPRRTVLFDQMEKLEEMSPAEQVALSKEWRALDASAPLWETNFDQYMKALLRLIKIAGVDHVCMGADFDGGGGFQGLQEVSQLPRVTARLRRAGLSESDIAKIWSGNILRVLQAANERTQK from the coding sequence ATGAAAGCATTACGGTATGTCTCATGTGCTATCCTGACCTCTTCGCTTATGATCACAGGATGCGCAAGCAGTACAAATAGCGGCGACGAGGATCTGGCACTCCATCGCCGTCTTTTTACCCTTGACGCACACCTCGACACTCCAATTCACTTCGGCCGCCCTGGATGGGATTTCGGAGCGCGCCACAACCCCACACACGAGCTTGCTCAGCTGGATCTAGGACGCATGGCTGAAGGTAGCCTAGACGGCGGTTTCTTTGTGATCTTTACTGAGCAGGGCCCGCTGACACAAGAGGGGTACGCTTCGGCACGCGCGCACGCACTGTCGCGCTCGAGTTCAATCGACCGTACCCTGGCGCGCTATCAGAATAGGATAGGCATTGCAACAAATATTCAAGAAGCCCGTCAGCTCAACGCTGCTGGCAAGCTTGTGGCGTTCAAGAGCATTGAAAATAGCTATCCTCTGGGAGATGATTTAAATGGCTTGACTGACTTCCATCGACATGGGGTACGCCTGGCCGGCATCGTTCATAGCAAAAATAATCAACTAGCAGATTCATCCACCGATGCTCCTGTCTGGAATGGATTAAGTCCGCTAGGTCAGCGTTGGGTAGCAGAAATGAACCGACTTGGCATGGTCATAGACGCTAGCCATGCAAGCGATGCCGCAGTAGACCAAATGCTAGCGTTATCTTCAGCTCCCTTGCTCTTGTCGCATTCGAACGCTAGAAGCAGCTATGATCATCCGCGTAACCTAGACGATGAGCGCATCAGAAGAGTGGCGGACGCTGGTGGCGCGATCTGCGCCTCAACCATCTATCTTAGCAAACTACGACTTGGCCCAAGGCGGACAGTCTTGTTCGACCAGATGGAAAAACTGGAGGAAATGTCCCCTGCCGAGCAAGTAGCTTTAAGCAAAGAGTGGCGAGCACTCGATGCAAGCGCTCCGCTGTGGGAAACCAACTTCGACCAATATATGAAGGCCCTCTTACGTCTGATCAAGATCGCTGGTGTTGACCACGTCTGCATGGGCGCCGATTTCGACGGCGGTGGCGGTTTCCAAGGATTACAAGAAGTTAGCCAGTTGCCGCGCGTCACTGCTAGACTGCGCCGCGCCGGTCTATCTGAATCGGACATAGCCAAAATTTGGAGTGGCAACATATTGCGCGTGCTGCAGGCTGCGAATGAGAGAACGCAAAAATAG
- a CDS encoding serine hydrolase, with the protein MYLLSLPRSFAALLLVVSSSTTAAPPVGFAQRAESVRKQIGTPGMAIAIVEHGKTTFARGFGVRRLGETALVDADTLFPIGSTTKAITVAALATLVDERKLHWDDRVTEHLPGFQMYDSWVTREITIRDLLSHRSGLGLGAGDLLFVPRSNVSRPETVRRIRYLKPATSFRSSYGYSNLMYVVAGQLLENVSGQRWEDYVRAKVLQPAGMIVSTTDNADNFATANRAFPHARMGGGDRGGIRGAGVQVGLDERDDLGRNAAPAGGIASSANDLARWLQVQLGAGSTIDGKRIFSAATHAEMWTPTTAIPIPAVPSDLNETQPKFSAYGLGWNVVDYRGARMIWHGGAVFGFKTAVVILPDNKVGFAISINSEDGELVRGLLYELADHYLGARRRDWPARFETHKKTEVQKAHAALKARHNASTPTGALVPANNLVGTYADPWYGNIEITSASQGLRIDFKSTPRMAGKLDHWEYSTWITHFDDPALEPAYLSFGFDKDGKVDRITLKPVSPIADFSWDYADLEFTPIKKSK; encoded by the coding sequence ATGTATCTACTTAGCCTACCTCGCTCCTTCGCTGCCCTCTTGTTGGTCGTGTCTTCCTCTACCACGGCCGCACCTCCTGTTGGCTTCGCGCAGCGCGCGGAGAGCGTGCGCAAGCAGATCGGCACTCCTGGCATGGCCATAGCGATCGTGGAACATGGGAAAACCACGTTCGCGCGCGGCTTCGGCGTACGTAGACTTGGCGAGACGGCCTTAGTCGACGCCGATACGTTGTTCCCTATAGGTTCAACTACCAAAGCGATCACCGTTGCGGCCCTTGCCACGCTTGTCGACGAAAGGAAGCTACATTGGGACGATCGTGTAACCGAGCACCTGCCTGGATTTCAGATGTACGACTCATGGGTAACGAGAGAGATAACCATCCGTGATTTGCTGTCTCACCGTAGTGGCTTAGGCCTAGGCGCCGGTGACCTGCTTTTCGTACCACGCTCAAATGTATCGCGGCCAGAAACCGTGCGCCGAATCCGCTACTTAAAGCCAGCAACTAGCTTCCGCAGCAGCTACGGCTACTCCAATCTGATGTATGTAGTTGCTGGTCAACTGCTTGAAAACGTCAGTGGCCAGCGTTGGGAGGACTACGTCCGTGCGAAGGTATTACAACCAGCAGGAATGATAGTTTCGACCACTGACAATGCGGACAATTTCGCTACTGCCAACCGCGCTTTCCCCCATGCCCGCATGGGCGGCGGAGACCGTGGAGGAATACGTGGCGCTGGCGTGCAGGTTGGGCTTGATGAGCGCGACGACCTTGGGCGGAACGCAGCCCCAGCAGGCGGCATCGCCAGCAGTGCGAACGACTTGGCGCGTTGGCTGCAGGTTCAACTGGGTGCGGGCTCTACGATCGACGGGAAGCGCATTTTCAGTGCCGCTACCCACGCTGAGATGTGGACCCCAACTACAGCCATCCCTATTCCGGCGGTTCCATCTGATTTAAATGAGACTCAACCAAAATTTTCTGCGTATGGACTAGGGTGGAACGTCGTTGACTACCGCGGCGCACGCATGATCTGGCATGGTGGAGCGGTGTTCGGGTTCAAGACTGCCGTTGTTATTCTGCCCGACAACAAGGTCGGCTTTGCGATAAGCATCAACAGTGAAGACGGAGAATTAGTGCGAGGACTGTTATACGAACTGGCCGATCATTACCTTGGGGCGCGTCGCCGAGATTGGCCTGCACGTTTCGAGACGCACAAAAAAACAGAGGTTCAGAAGGCTCACGCGGCACTAAAGGCAAGGCATAACGCTTCCACCCCTACAGGCGCACTAGTACCGGCCAATAACTTAGTAGGAACTTACGCTGATCCATGGTACGGCAACATCGAAATCACGTCCGCTTCACAAGGACTACGAATCGATTTCAAGTCCACTCCACGCATGGCTGGAAAGCTCGATCATTGGGAATACAGCACATGGATAACTCATTTCGATGATCCTGCTCTTGAACCAGCATATCTCAGCTTCGGCTTTGACAAAGACGGTAAGGTTGACCGAATTACTCTAAAGCCGGTTTCACCAATCGCCGATTTTAGCTGGGATTACGCTGATTTGGAATTCACCCCTATCAAGAAAAGCAAATGA